The DNA window ACTCTACTGTGTTCTCGCCCTTCATTCCCACAAGCCCTAAGCTCACCTCAAGCTCCGGTTCAGGTGAACCAAACGAAAAACCGGTCTCGAACAACTCGAACCGGAACATGGAGGACCGAAAAAAGAGAAGAATGATATCGAACCGGGAATCAGCACGGAGGTCACGTATGCGTAAACAGAGACATTTAGAGAATCTACGGAACCAGTTGAACTTGTTTCGGGTTGAGAACCGGGAATTGAAGAATGGTTTGCAGTTCCTAATGTTCCACTGTGATCGTCTTCGAACCGAAAACGAGTGGCTCCGGTTAGAACGAACCGTGTTGGGTCAAAAACTGTCAAACATAAGTCAAAGTTTGGTTTTTCCACCATTCTCCTCTGCATGGCCATGCAATATTGTTACTGCGGAATGAATTAATCAATAAATAAAGCTTGATGTTAATCATGATTAACAATGTTAATTAATTACTAAAGGGTCTCTGTTAAATATTCTGGAGATAGATATATAACTTGTCTATTAAAGGTAGATAAACTAAGGTGATGTAGAGTGGGGGTGCTTTTTgagggaaagaaaaagaaaaggttaggttttgaaaaatattaatgcCATGGTTGTCATTGTTTTTTTGAAACCAGGGTTAATATTACTACTAATTATGTAAAATTTCCTTATAAAAGTAGtaattgtataaaatatttttagtctTTTAAATTTTCAgtaattttttcttttacaaaatgATTTTTCAATGGTGTTTTTAGATGATTTTTATAATTTTCCTTAATTATTTAgtataaaatttatgattttttagtGACCTTGATGTTGATCTAGTaatattgatttgatttgtttctgttcaaaaagatattattattattattattattattattat is part of the Vicia villosa cultivar HV-30 ecotype Madison, WI linkage group LG2, Vvil1.0, whole genome shotgun sequence genome and encodes:
- the LOC131646940 gene encoding bZIP transcription factor 11-like; the encoded protein is MISSLSVSDFTVLDEVLTPWDYSTVFSPFIPTSPKLTSSSGSGEPNEKPVSNNSNRNMEDRKKRRMISNRESARRSRMRKQRHLENLRNQLNLFRVENRELKNGLQFLMFHCDRLRTENEWLRLERTVLGQKLSNISQSLVFPPFSSAWPCNIVTAE